In Teredinibacter franksiae, a single window of DNA contains:
- the murD gene encoding UDP-N-acetylmuramoyl-L-alanine--D-glutamate ligase: MNELIATDKQVVIFGLGVTGLSVVRYLLAEKKSFVVIDTRENPPGKAELRSIAPEVKGYFGEVSAEVRKIIVAASEVVLSPGVPREHQEIQIALEAGVSVVGDIELFLRAVKAPVIGITGSNGKTTVTTMMGLAAEKDGKNARVAGNIGTPALDVLGESVELYILELSSFQLESIARPNFTVACLLNVSEDHMDRYDSLQRYCMAKQRIFQSANNVVYNLEDKLTQPPVIENVTRFGFGLREFHEQGERKYWYSEKGGMLYAESNAVLSTSQVQLVGQHNVANILAVFAMSDAIGVSREAVIEMLKTFPGLPHRCQKVAEKYGLVFVNDSKATNVGATESAIAGLARDYSSITLIAGGEGKGADFSALAKVIDERVDLLILIGRDGALIAEGVTDKSRVLFASSLDEAVELAVKTSRKGSLVLLSPACASFDMFKSFEDRGEQFITAVERMVA; encoded by the coding sequence GTGAATGAATTAATTGCGACAGATAAACAGGTAGTTATTTTCGGTCTAGGTGTTACCGGGTTGTCTGTTGTGCGCTATTTGCTTGCGGAGAAAAAGTCATTTGTAGTTATAGACACTCGAGAAAATCCACCGGGTAAAGCTGAGCTGCGTTCGATAGCGCCAGAAGTAAAAGGGTATTTCGGCGAGGTCTCAGCTGAAGTTAGAAAGATCATTGTAGCGGCAAGCGAAGTGGTATTAAGTCCAGGTGTGCCCAGGGAACACCAAGAAATTCAAATAGCGCTTGAAGCGGGTGTGAGCGTTGTCGGCGATATTGAATTATTTTTGCGTGCAGTTAAAGCGCCGGTAATCGGTATAACGGGTTCGAATGGGAAAACCACGGTTACAACGATGATGGGTTTAGCAGCAGAGAAAGATGGGAAGAACGCGCGGGTAGCGGGGAATATTGGAACACCCGCGTTAGATGTGCTTGGTGAAAGCGTTGAGCTTTACATTTTAGAGTTGTCGAGTTTTCAGTTGGAAAGCATTGCAAGGCCGAATTTTACTGTGGCCTGTTTACTAAATGTTAGTGAAGATCATATGGATAGGTACGATTCGCTACAACGTTATTGCATGGCAAAGCAGCGAATTTTTCAGAGTGCCAACAACGTTGTATATAACCTAGAAGACAAGCTTACGCAGCCACCGGTTATTGAAAACGTAACGCGTTTTGGTTTTGGTTTGCGTGAGTTTCACGAGCAGGGTGAGCGTAAATACTGGTATAGCGAGAAGGGTGGCATGCTTTATGCCGAGTCTAATGCGGTTTTGTCGACTTCTCAAGTACAGCTGGTGGGCCAGCATAATGTTGCAAATATACTTGCGGTCTTCGCCATGTCTGATGCTATAGGCGTGAGCCGTGAAGCTGTGATTGAGATGCTAAAAACGTTTCCGGGATTACCGCATCGATGTCAAAAAGTAGCAGAAAAATACGGACTGGTTTTTGTGAATGATTCAAAAGCCACAAATGTAGGCGCAACTGAGTCTGCAATCGCTGGCTTGGCAAGAGACTATTCATCGATAACGCTAATAGCGGGTGGAGAAGGCAAAGGGGCGGATTTTTCCGCGTTAGCAAAGGTCATCGATGAGCGCGTAGATTTGCTCATCCTAATCGGTCGAGATGGAGCTCTAATAGCTGAGGGTGTTACCGATAAATCGCGTGTGCTATTCGCAAGCTCTTTAGATGAGGCGGTTGAGCTGGCGGTTAAAACAAGCCGAAAGGGCAGCTTGGTTTTACTTTCTCCGGCCTGCGCGAGCTTTGATATGTTTAAAAGCTTTGAAGACAGGGGTGAACAGTTTATTACCGCCGTAGAGAGGATGGTAGCGTGA
- the ftsW gene encoding putative lipid II flippase FtsW: MTAGSLTIKDYMPPMAVDRGLLAAVAALVSIGLIMVTSSSLDFADAVYGDAWYFAKKQFIYLSLGVVGGLVVASVPTPIWERYSGLLLLLAIVFLVAVLIPGIGKMVNGSRRWLYVGPVSVQASELAKFCLIVYFASYLSRKNHEIRFQWGGFFKMIAVIALVVFLLLLEPDFGSAVVICFTLGAMMFVAGVPLLRFLLLALSGVAMLSAMAVLSPYRWKRLVAFMDPWSQQFDGGYQLVQSLIAFGRGEWLGMGLGNSIQKLFFLPEAHTDFVFAIYAEEFGLVGAFLLILLFGFFVWKLIILSRLAFSRKKLFSCYLVFGIAMMIAIQAFINMGVASGLLPTKGLTLPFISYGGSSLLIACALVALIFRVSWEEQYGNH, encoded by the coding sequence GTGACGGCAGGCTCCCTAACGATAAAAGATTATATGCCGCCCATGGCTGTCGATAGAGGGTTGTTGGCGGCTGTCGCGGCGCTGGTGAGCATTGGTTTGATAATGGTGACATCGAGTTCTCTCGATTTTGCCGATGCTGTTTACGGTGACGCTTGGTATTTTGCCAAAAAACAATTTATTTATCTTTCCCTTGGCGTGGTCGGCGGTTTAGTGGTCGCGTCTGTGCCAACGCCAATATGGGAGCGTTATTCGGGCTTATTACTGTTGTTGGCTATTGTTTTTTTGGTGGCCGTTCTAATTCCCGGCATTGGTAAAATGGTTAATGGTAGTCGTCGTTGGCTTTATGTCGGCCCGGTATCTGTTCAGGCCTCTGAATTGGCAAAATTTTGTTTGATCGTTTACTTTGCCAGTTATTTGTCGCGAAAAAATCATGAGATTCGTTTTCAGTGGGGCGGCTTCTTCAAAATGATAGCGGTTATCGCTTTGGTTGTTTTTTTGCTGTTGTTAGAGCCCGATTTCGGTAGCGCCGTGGTTATTTGCTTTACGTTGGGTGCCATGATGTTTGTGGCAGGTGTTCCGCTATTACGATTTCTATTGCTTGCTTTATCTGGGGTTGCAATGTTGTCGGCGATGGCCGTTTTGTCTCCTTATCGGTGGAAGCGCTTAGTTGCATTTATGGATCCGTGGTCGCAGCAGTTCGACGGGGGGTATCAGCTGGTGCAGTCCCTGATTGCATTTGGCCGAGGTGAATGGTTGGGGATGGGGCTGGGTAACAGTATTCAAAAATTATTTTTCTTGCCAGAAGCCCATACGGACTTCGTATTTGCTATCTATGCGGAAGAGTTTGGGTTGGTTGGTGCATTCCTACTGATTTTGCTTTTTGGTTTTTTTGTTTGGAAGTTAATAATACTGAGTCGGTTAGCCTTTTCCAGGAAAAAATTGTTTAGCTGTTACTTGGTGTTTGGCATAGCAATGATGATAGCGATACAGGCGTTTATCAATATGGGCGTTGCATCAGGGTTATTACCCACAAAGGGGCTGACATTACCGTTTATTAGTTATGGAGGTAGTAGCTTACTTATTGCTTGTGCCTTGGTGGCGTTAATATTTCGTGTTTCGTGGGAAGAGCAATATGGCAACCACTAA
- the murG gene encoding undecaprenyldiphospho-muramoylpentapeptide beta-N-acetylglucosaminyltransferase, producing MATTKRILIIAGGTGGHVFPGLALACELQLRGHEIHWLGTPAGIESRLVPAADIPLHLISVKGIRGKGIKAILMAPLNIVRAIWQSVVIIRRLKCDLVVGLGGFVSGPGGVAAKLCARPLVIHEQNAVAGTTNRLLARIADCVLTAFPSVLGKAICIGNPVRTNFFSHGQPQVEQRSTINILVVGGSRGARSLNQLLPAALQYLVGSAQVKEIAIYHQTGDKLLAETEQAYKDAGVELDSCEMEQLSGGKVSITPFIDNIAESYHWADLVICRAGALTVSELAASGVASLLVPFPFAIDDHQTANGHFLVKAEAALMWQQKDLTAKALAKTLGGFIDNPVVLTNMGKNAATCSKPNAAVDFADACENIFKKTEVNRVLL from the coding sequence ATGGCAACCACTAAACGTATACTGATTATTGCGGGTGGAACTGGCGGGCATGTATTTCCGGGGCTGGCACTCGCGTGCGAGCTGCAATTGCGAGGCCATGAGATTCATTGGCTGGGTACTCCTGCAGGTATAGAGTCACGGTTAGTACCTGCCGCAGATATTCCCTTGCACCTTATTTCGGTAAAAGGCATTCGAGGAAAGGGCATTAAAGCGATTTTAATGGCACCGCTCAATATAGTGCGGGCCATATGGCAATCGGTGGTGATTATTCGCCGATTGAAATGTGATTTAGTCGTAGGCTTGGGAGGCTTTGTTTCCGGTCCTGGTGGTGTTGCAGCAAAGCTTTGCGCTAGACCTTTGGTTATCCATGAGCAAAACGCTGTGGCGGGCACGACTAATAGATTGTTGGCAAGAATTGCAGACTGTGTTCTTACCGCCTTTCCTTCGGTTTTGGGTAAAGCTATATGCATTGGAAATCCTGTTCGGACAAATTTTTTCAGCCATGGGCAGCCGCAAGTCGAACAGCGTTCTACGATAAATATTTTAGTGGTAGGTGGCAGTCGCGGTGCGCGATCATTAAATCAGCTACTTCCAGCAGCACTGCAGTATTTGGTAGGTAGTGCTCAGGTAAAAGAGATTGCGATATATCATCAGACGGGTGACAAACTATTAGCCGAAACTGAGCAGGCCTATAAAGATGCAGGTGTTGAATTGGACTCTTGTGAAATGGAGCAGCTATCAGGCGGGAAAGTTTCGATTACACCTTTTATCGATAATATAGCGGAGAGTTATCACTGGGCCGATTTAGTGATTTGTCGTGCCGGTGCGTTAACGGTAAGTGAGCTGGCTGCATCGGGTGTGGCATCGCTATTGGTTCCGTTTCCGTTTGCTATAGATGATCATCAAACAGCGAATGGACATTTTCTTGTAAAGGCAGAGGCTGCTTTGATGTGGCAGCAAAAAGATTTGACGGCAAAGGCGTTAGCGAAAACTTTGGGCGGCTTTATTGACAATCCCGTGGTGTTAACGAATATGGGCAAAAATGCTGCTACCTGTAGCAAGCCAAATGCGGCAGTGGATTTTGCTGATGCTTGTGAGAATATTTTTAAAAAAACTGAAGTGAACAGGGTTTTACTATGA
- the murC gene encoding UDP-N-acetylmuramate--L-alanine ligase has protein sequence MKADRLHHVPEMRRIRRIHFVGIGGAGMSGIAEVLLNQGYEISGSDLKESDITRRLSLMGVEIFIGHHASNIEGVDVVVNSSAIADVNPELMEARRSRIPVVRRAEMLGELMRYRHGIAVAGTHGKTTTTSLIASIFAEGDKDPTFVIGGLLNSAGCNAGLGESRYLVAEADESDASFLHLQPMVAVVTNIDADHMETYGGDFANVKKTFLEFLHNLPFYGVAVVCADDPVVTEVIPKISRAVITYGFSEASDVQVYDLQQNAGKQRFKIKRSGMSAPLEISLNMPGEHNVLNATAAVAVATDEGISDEAIQQGLAKFMGVSRRFQIYGDFDVGDKASVMLVDDYGHHPREVGATIKAIRDGWPERRVLMIYQPHRYTRTRDLYEDFVDVLSGVDQLILLEVYSAGEEPIQGADSRHLSRSIRNRGQVDPIFVEGIEGVPAVVKDIVQPGDIVITQGAGNVGTLATELAKRKFC, from the coding sequence ATGAAAGCTGATCGCCTGCATCACGTACCGGAAATGCGCAGAATTCGACGAATTCACTTCGTTGGAATTGGCGGTGCTGGTATGAGTGGTATTGCGGAGGTACTACTTAATCAAGGGTACGAAATATCAGGCTCTGATTTAAAGGAGTCTGATATTACCCGCAGACTTTCGTTAATGGGCGTTGAAATATTTATTGGTCATCATGCTTCGAATATTGAAGGCGTTGATGTGGTTGTTAATTCAAGCGCTATTGCCGATGTGAACCCGGAGCTTATGGAGGCCAGAAGGAGTCGAATACCGGTAGTTCGTCGTGCCGAAATGCTGGGCGAGTTAATGCGCTATCGCCACGGTATTGCCGTTGCTGGTACGCACGGTAAGACGACCACAACCAGTTTGATAGCGAGTATTTTTGCCGAGGGTGATAAAGACCCCACTTTTGTTATTGGTGGTTTGCTGAACAGTGCTGGATGCAACGCAGGTCTTGGTGAGAGCCGATATCTTGTGGCTGAGGCTGATGAGAGCGATGCGTCGTTTTTGCATCTACAACCGATGGTTGCAGTGGTTACCAATATTGATGCTGATCACATGGAGACCTACGGCGGTGATTTCGCAAACGTTAAAAAAACGTTTTTGGAGTTTCTTCATAACCTACCTTTCTACGGTGTTGCCGTAGTGTGTGCAGACGATCCCGTTGTTACCGAAGTTATCCCAAAAATTTCCCGTGCAGTAATTACCTACGGTTTTTCTGAGGCAAGCGATGTTCAGGTATATGATCTTCAGCAAAATGCGGGGAAGCAGCGTTTTAAAATTAAACGCTCGGGTATGAGTGCGCCGCTGGAAATATCTCTGAATATGCCTGGAGAGCACAATGTGCTGAATGCCACAGCAGCCGTTGCCGTTGCAACGGATGAAGGGATTAGTGATGAAGCTATCCAGCAGGGTTTGGCGAAATTTATGGGGGTAAGCCGACGGTTTCAGATATACGGTGATTTTGACGTTGGTGATAAAGCTTCGGTGATGCTAGTCGACGACTACGGTCATCATCCTCGGGAAGTTGGCGCAACAATCAAGGCCATTCGAGATGGTTGGCCTGAGAGACGGGTACTGATGATTTATCAACCTCACCGTTATACCCGTACCCGGGATTTATACGAAGATTTTGTTGACGTGCTTTCAGGTGTAGACCAGCTGATATTGTTGGAAGTGTATTCGGCTGGAGAAGAACCTATTCAGGGAGCTGATTCGCGCCACTTAAGCCGTAGTATTCGCAATCGTGGGCAGGTAGATCCAATTTTTGTCGAAGGTATTGAAGGTGTGCCTGCTGTAGTAAAAGATATTGTACAGCCTGGTGATATTGTGATTACACAGGGGGCTGGCAATGTAGGCACCTTAGCCACAGAGCTGGCGAAGAGAAAATTTTGTTGA
- a CDS encoding D-alanine--D-alanine ligase: MEQYQVSFRSFLAAGNSFGKVAVLYGGTSAEREVSLRSGRAVAAGLREQGVDVVECDVNENVVAQIASLSFDRAFIALHGTGGEDGRIQGLLDLLGKPYTGSRHAASAVGMDKLTTKQIWLSDGLLTPQYKVVSQSSNFDEVMLELGGEAFVKPVHEGSSIGMRCVATGSELEGAITEALQYDSVVLAERRINGPEFSVGVLNGFALPPVGLQASNAFYDYDAKYHSNDTVYQCPCDLSEEKIQQLRSLALSAFQSVGCVGWGRVDVMQDECGDFYLLEVNTVPGMTDHSLVPMAAKAIGMSFSELVCEILYTSVDA; the protein is encoded by the coding sequence ATGGAACAATATCAGGTTTCTTTCCGCAGCTTTTTAGCAGCAGGCAATAGCTTTGGGAAAGTGGCTGTGCTTTATGGTGGCACATCGGCAGAGAGAGAAGTTTCTTTACGCAGCGGTCGTGCGGTTGCTGCAGGATTAAGAGAGCAGGGTGTAGATGTTGTTGAATGTGATGTTAATGAAAATGTGGTTGCACAAATAGCATCGTTGTCTTTCGATCGAGCATTTATTGCGCTACACGGTACTGGCGGTGAAGACGGGAGAATTCAGGGGTTATTAGACCTGTTGGGCAAACCCTATACCGGTAGCCGGCACGCAGCCTCTGCGGTTGGCATGGACAAATTAACCACTAAGCAAATATGGTTGAGTGACGGTCTATTAACGCCTCAATATAAAGTTGTAAGTCAAAGTTCAAATTTTGATGAAGTAATGTTGGAGTTGGGTGGGGAGGCGTTTGTTAAGCCTGTTCATGAGGGTTCGAGTATTGGCATGCGTTGCGTAGCCACGGGGTCAGAGCTTGAAGGCGCTATTACTGAAGCACTTCAGTACGACAGTGTGGTACTTGCTGAGCGACGAATCAATGGGCCGGAATTTTCTGTCGGTGTGTTGAATGGCTTTGCCCTGCCTCCGGTAGGTTTACAAGCGAGTAATGCATTTTATGATTATGACGCCAAATACCATTCGAATGATACGGTCTATCAGTGCCCTTGTGATTTAAGCGAAGAAAAAATTCAGCAGCTGCGTTCTCTTGCATTAAGTGCATTTCAAAGTGTCGGGTGTGTTGGTTGGGGGCGCGTAGATGTAATGCAAGATGAGTGTGGAGACTTCTATTTGTTGGAAGTGAATACAGTTCCGGGAATGACAGACCATAGTTTGGTTCCAATGGCGGCGAAAGCAATAGGCATGTCGTTTAGCGAACTTGTTTGTGAGATTTTATACACCAGTGTGGATGCGTAG
- a CDS encoding cell division protein FtsQ/DivIB yields MAERAKNNKNSKVYTPRGSRSNVSSGRPNSRGAVRKGRVQGGPIVSIPWALLLKGVCFSTLLAFGIWKIDWLAISNKVQQQVNKPVANVSVKGEFTHLSQSDLQALVTAHIQGNFMQVDIEDLRANLHTNPWVQAVRVQRVWPDGLSIDVREQKPIARWNSTAFISNEGEVITIGDNSHLAYLPLLAGPVKQSSLITRTYLDMTEMLASRNIGLTGIDVDATHAWRIKLSNGIEIVFGQYDVLNKLRNFLLVFDQKLRGVSEKIVRVDMRYDSGMAVAWNKDTESDLQASR; encoded by the coding sequence ATGGCTGAACGGGCTAAAAACAATAAAAACAGCAAGGTTTACACGCCTCGAGGTTCTCGTTCTAACGTAAGCTCTGGGCGGCCGAATAGTCGCGGTGCGGTGCGTAAAGGTAGAGTACAGGGTGGCCCTATTGTCAGTATTCCTTGGGCGTTGTTATTAAAAGGTGTGTGTTTCTCTACGTTGTTGGCGTTCGGTATTTGGAAAATAGATTGGCTGGCAATAAGTAATAAGGTGCAGCAGCAAGTTAATAAACCTGTTGCCAACGTGTCGGTGAAAGGTGAGTTTACGCATCTGTCGCAGTCAGACCTTCAGGCTCTGGTAACGGCGCATATACAGGGCAACTTTATGCAGGTAGATATTGAAGATCTTCGCGCTAATTTGCATACCAACCCATGGGTACAAGCGGTACGTGTACAGCGCGTATGGCCAGACGGGTTATCGATTGACGTGCGAGAGCAAAAGCCCATTGCACGTTGGAATAGTACGGCTTTTATCAGCAATGAAGGAGAAGTTATAACCATCGGAGATAATAGTCATTTGGCGTATTTGCCACTTCTTGCTGGGCCAGTAAAGCAAAGTTCGCTTATTACGCGAACTTACCTAGATATGACGGAAATGTTGGCTAGTCGTAATATTGGTTTAACGGGTATTGATGTTGATGCCACACATGCATGGCGAATTAAGCTTAGTAACGGAATTGAAATTGTATTCGGACAATACGATGTGTTAAACAAATTGCGCAATTTTTTATTGGTGTTCGACCAAAAGCTTAGAGGTGTAAGTGAAAAAATTGTGCGCGTGGATATGCGCTACGACAGCGGAATGGCTGTGGCATGGAACAAAGATACTGAAAGCGATTTGCAGGCGAGTCGCTAA
- the ftsA gene encoding cell division protein FtsA: MAYSSGGRMIVGLDIGTSKVVAIVGEISPEGELSIVGIGSHKSVGMKKGVVVNIESTVQSIQRAIEEAELMAGCEIHSVYVGIAGSHIRSLNSHGIVAIKDREVFSQDLDRVIDAAQAVAIPADQKILHILPQEYLIDEQEGVKEPLGMSGVRLEAKVHLVTCAVNAAQNIEKCIRRCGLEVEDIILEQLASSYSVLTEDEKELGVCLVDIGGGTTDIAIFTEGAIRHTGVIPIAGDQVTNDIAMALRTPTQYAEEIKIKYACALAKLTGAEETIKVPSVGDRPARNLSRQALAEVVEPRYDELFTLVQAELRRSGFEDLVAAGIVLTGGTSKMEGVVELAEEIFHMPVRLGAPIYVKGLKDIVDNPIYSTGVGLLLYGMQQGDESVYGSESNEGFFSRIKSWFQKNL; this comes from the coding sequence ATGGCATATTCAAGCGGGGGGCGCATGATTGTCGGTCTGGATATTGGAACATCCAAGGTTGTTGCAATAGTCGGAGAGATCTCACCTGAGGGTGAATTGTCGATTGTGGGTATTGGTTCCCATAAATCCGTTGGCATGAAAAAAGGTGTAGTTGTTAATATTGAGTCCACGGTGCAATCTATTCAGCGTGCAATCGAAGAAGCTGAATTAATGGCGGGCTGTGAAATTCACTCGGTATATGTTGGCATTGCGGGGAGCCATATTCGCAGTTTAAATTCTCACGGAATAGTGGCCATAAAAGACCGAGAAGTTTTTTCTCAGGATTTGGATCGTGTTATTGACGCTGCGCAAGCAGTAGCCATTCCGGCAGATCAAAAGATTCTGCACATTTTGCCGCAGGAATATTTAATTGATGAGCAGGAAGGTGTTAAAGAGCCGTTGGGAATGTCGGGCGTTCGTTTGGAGGCAAAGGTACATTTAGTCACCTGCGCTGTAAATGCGGCGCAGAATATTGAAAAATGTATACGTCGCTGTGGTTTGGAAGTGGAAGACATTATTCTTGAACAGCTTGCTTCTAGTTATTCGGTGCTGACTGAAGACGAAAAAGAGCTAGGCGTGTGTTTGGTTGATATTGGTGGCGGAACAACCGATATAGCCATATTTACCGAGGGTGCAATTCGCCATACAGGTGTTATTCCAATTGCTGGCGACCAGGTAACCAATGATATTGCTATGGCGTTGCGTACACCTACGCAGTATGCAGAAGAAATTAAAATTAAATATGCCTGTGCGTTGGCAAAGCTTACCGGTGCGGAAGAAACGATTAAAGTGCCGAGTGTTGGTGACAGGCCTGCGCGGAACTTGTCGCGGCAGGCGTTAGCCGAGGTTGTAGAGCCTCGCTATGATGAGTTATTTACATTGGTGCAAGCCGAATTGCGCCGTAGTGGCTTTGAAGATCTAGTGGCCGCGGGAATTGTTTTAACCGGTGGTACCTCAAAAATGGAAGGTGTTGTTGAGCTGGCAGAAGAAATTTTTCATATGCCCGTGCGCCTTGGAGCCCCAATTTATGTCAAGGGGCTAAAGGACATTGTCGATAACCCAATTTATTCAACGGGTGTCGGCTTGCTGCTTTACGGTATGCAGCAAGGTGACGAAAGTGTTTATGGTTCTGAATCCAATGAAGGTTTTTTTAGCCGTATAAAGTCGTGGTTTCAGAAAAATTTGTGA
- the ftsZ gene encoding cell division protein FtsZ: protein MFELVDSIPQNAVIKVVGVGGGGGNAVKHMITNTVDGVEFICANTDSQALKDVDARTVLQLGHGITKGLGAGANPEIGRQAAMEDRERIAEVLEGADMVFITAGMGGGTGTGGAPVVAEIAKELGILTVAIVTKPFPFEGRKRMAIADEGIKQLQDRVDSLITIPNEKLLAVLGKATTLLDAFKAANDVLLGAVQGIADLIIRPGMINVDFADVRTVMSEMGMAMMGSGSSTGENRAREAAEAAIRSPLLEDVNLQGARGILVNITAGMDLSLGEFSEVGDTIEEFASHDATVVVGTVIDPDMSNELRVTVVATGLGNPARAEKPVATKVVDNTRSADGRPNYAELDRPTIIRHSQTAKAAQAVESEEKDLEYLDIPAFLRRQAD, encoded by the coding sequence ATGTTCGAATTAGTTGATAGCATTCCGCAAAATGCGGTTATTAAAGTTGTTGGTGTAGGCGGTGGCGGTGGTAACGCTGTTAAACACATGATCACGAATACGGTAGATGGAGTGGAGTTTATTTGCGCCAATACCGATTCGCAGGCGTTAAAAGACGTAGACGCTCGTACGGTGTTGCAGTTGGGACATGGTATTACAAAGGGATTAGGTGCTGGTGCAAACCCGGAAATCGGTCGTCAGGCTGCAATGGAAGACCGCGAACGTATTGCGGAAGTTCTTGAGGGTGCCGACATGGTGTTTATTACAGCGGGTATGGGTGGTGGTACCGGTACTGGCGGCGCACCGGTCGTTGCCGAGATTGCCAAAGAATTGGGTATTCTTACCGTCGCAATTGTAACTAAGCCTTTTCCGTTTGAAGGGCGAAAGCGAATGGCAATTGCTGATGAAGGTATAAAGCAATTACAGGACCGAGTAGATTCTTTAATTACTATTCCAAACGAAAAATTGCTAGCGGTATTGGGTAAGGCAACAACATTGCTGGATGCTTTTAAAGCGGCGAACGATGTACTGCTGGGTGCGGTACAGGGTATTGCCGATCTTATTATTCGCCCAGGCATGATAAATGTCGATTTTGCCGATGTTCGTACGGTTATGTCGGAAATGGGCATGGCGATGATGGGCAGCGGCAGTTCTACAGGTGAAAATCGTGCGCGGGAAGCGGCCGAAGCAGCTATACGCAGCCCGTTGCTGGAAGATGTTAATTTACAGGGTGCTAGAGGCATTCTGGTGAATATCACTGCCGGTATGGATCTTTCTTTGGGTGAGTTCTCGGAGGTGGGTGATACTATCGAAGAGTTTGCGTCTCACGATGCCACGGTTGTTGTGGGAACGGTCATCGACCCCGATATGTCCAATGAATTGCGTGTAACTGTTGTTGCTACTGGTTTGGGTAATCCAGCGCGTGCTGAAAAGCCTGTTGCTACGAAGGTTGTAGATAATACGCGCAGTGCCGATGGCCGCCCAAATTACGCCGAGTTGGATCGTCCAACCATTATTCGTCATAGCCAAACGGCCAAGGCTGCGCAGGCGGTTGAGTCGGAAGAGAAGGATCTGGAATATCTTGATATTCCCGCATTCTTGCGTCGTCAAGCGGACTAA
- the lpxC gene encoding UDP-3-O-acyl-N-acetylglucosamine deacetylase: MIKQRTLKNEIRATGVGLHTGQKVYLTLRPAPIDAGIVFRRVDLNPVVEIQAKAENVGDTTLSTSLMNGDVRVSTVEHLLSAMAGLGIDNAIVEVSADEVPIMDGSAGPFVFLIQSAGIQEQAAPKKFIRIKKKVVVKDGDKEACFLPFNGFKVSFTIDFDHPVFKGRKLDATVDFSSTSFVKEVSRARTFGFMHEIEYLRSKGLAKGGSVDNAIVVDKYRILNDDGLRYEDEFVKHKILDAIGDLYLLGTSLIGEFRAYKSGHGLNNKSLLELIKQTDAWELVTFEDEEQAPISYVKPLMAAS; the protein is encoded by the coding sequence ATGATCAAACAACGAACCCTGAAAAATGAAATTCGAGCCACTGGCGTGGGTCTTCATACCGGTCAGAAGGTTTACCTGACCCTGCGCCCAGCTCCTATTGATGCGGGTATTGTCTTTCGTCGGGTGGATCTAAACCCGGTCGTAGAAATTCAAGCAAAAGCAGAGAATGTTGGCGATACCACCCTCTCTACCTCATTAATGAACGGTGATGTCCGGGTTTCAACCGTAGAGCATCTTCTTTCGGCTATGGCGGGCCTTGGCATCGATAATGCCATTGTCGAAGTCAGTGCCGACGAAGTGCCCATAATGGACGGTAGTGCCGGGCCTTTTGTATTCCTTATACAGTCTGCTGGTATTCAAGAGCAGGCTGCGCCGAAAAAGTTTATTCGTATTAAGAAGAAGGTTGTCGTCAAAGATGGCGACAAAGAAGCCTGCTTCCTGCCGTTCAACGGCTTCAAAGTGTCTTTTACTATCGATTTTGACCACCCCGTGTTTAAAGGGCGAAAGCTTGATGCCACGGTTGATTTCTCCAGCACCTCATTTGTGAAAGAAGTATCACGTGCACGTACCTTCGGTTTTATGCACGAGATTGAGTACCTGCGATCCAAAGGGTTGGCGAAGGGAGGTAGTGTTGATAACGCCATTGTTGTCGATAAGTACCGTATCTTGAACGATGATGGCCTGCGCTACGAAGACGAATTTGTAAAACACAAAATTTTAGACGCCATTGGCGATTTATACTTACTGGGAACCAGCCTGATTGGCGAGTTTAGGGCGTATAAATCTGGCCACGGTTTGAACAATAAATCGTTGTTGGAGCTGATAAAGCAAACGGATGCATGGGAGCTAGTAACGTTTGAGGATGAAGAACAGGCCCCCATTTCGTATGTTAAACCCCTAATGGCCGCTTCGTAG